A window of Brettanomyces nanus chromosome 2, complete sequence contains these coding sequences:
- a CDS encoding uncharacterized protein (EggNog:ENOG41), producing MNFQGVEDEELRSGISDDNQSGISGMGGMTIHKENSITEEDLEEEFVQMDKEEFYKKHGISELDDENYREVYCHWDNCFLRFRELDDLVQHITKEHATSKKDNGASEYLCKWVNCPRRGSPQHSRFALISHIRTHTGEKPFYCLVPECLKSFTRSDALLKHLKTVHDIKSNNLVDAYELQNRENAKSMTELDQESNFKASNEADPQKILNKLHDRMKLERELDQGYDELIDDYCMSARKGEVDSFLQGPVADLFDLRGIKFNPALKDNVYKDTRLALSNYNLKKKALEEKQSGQGGVVSVREVTDDTINNKWDAKTLEKNFDILQEYYNKLTKLKSVLDSELGHSTELARYWWMKKETAFDAVMKQDGINE from the coding sequence ATGAACTTTCAAGGTgtcgaagatgaagaattgcGGTCTGGTATATCAGACGACAATCAAAGTGGAATATCAGGGATGGGAGGAATGACCATTCATAAGGAGAACAGCATTACAGAGGAGGATTTAGAGGAAGAGTTTGTTCAGATGGATAAAGAGGAATTCTACAAGAAGCATGGAATTTCCGAGctggatgatgaaaattACAGGGAAGTTTATTGTCATTGGGATAACTGCTTCCTTAGGTTTCGAGAGTTGGATGATCTGGTACAGCATATAACGAAGGAACATGCAACGTCGAAGAAGGACAATGGAGCCTCTGAATATTTATGCAAGTGGGTGAACTGTCCACGCAGAGGCAGCCCTCAGCACAGTCGGTTTGCACTTATATCGCATATACGGACTCATACAGGGGAGAAGCCATTCTATTGCCTAGTACCCGAGTGTCTTAAGTCGTTTACACGATCAGATGCGTTGTTAAAACACTTGAAAACGGTCCATGATATCAAATCGAACAACCTAGTGGATGCGTATGAACTACAGAATCGAGAAAATGCGAAAAGTATGACGGAGCTTGATCAGGAATCGAATTTTAAGGCTTCAAATGAAGCAGATCCGCAGAAGATACTGAACAAACTACACGATAGGATGAAATTGGAACGTGAATTGGATCAGGGATATGATGAGTTGATCGACGACTATTGTATGAGTGCCCGGAAAGGCGAAGTGGATAGCTTCTTGCAAGGACCAGTGGCAGATTTGTTCGATCTAAGGGGTATAAAGTTCAATCCAGCATTAAAGGACAATGTCTACAAGGATACGAGGCTTGCATTATCGAATTacaacttgaaaaagaaggccTTGGAGGAAAAACAGTCTGGGCAAGGAGGCGTTGTTTCAGTGAGGGAAGTAACAGACGATACCATAAACAATAAGTGGGACGCAAAAACATTggaaaagaactttgataTCCTACAGGAATACTACAACAAGTTGACCAAACTCAAGAGCGTGCTAGATAGTGAGCTTGGCCATTCGACAGAACTGGCTCGATATTGgtggatgaaaaaagagacaGCATTTGACGCTGTGATGAAACAAGATGGaataaatgaataa
- the FRS2 gene encoding Phenylalanyl-tRNA synthetase, beta subunit, cytoplasmic (BUSCO:EOG09341IMI), which translates to MANLQLTILRKLDEQGSIDDSGKELSTVDSPEILAALNSLSSRNMVTYKSHQHDIWHLTKEAKDVAIHGSHEYRLLNKVIESLEGLKISDIESVMGKSGKVAQGRAFKNGWIKKDGDKLISKVEAADKVEDSTADQLRQIEKAGTLDDSKALKDLKKRKLITADKVYTYSIAKGPEFSLEIKKLETDITSEMIQTGSWTKAAFKPYNFNSEGVLPHSGALHPLNKVREEFRQIFFSLGFSEMPSNQYVESGFWNFDTLFVPQQHPARDLQDTFYLKDPVKAFPPEDKQYWENIKKVHQGGAYGSIGYRYPWKSDESLREVLRTHTTAISSRMLKKLAEDPQPTRLFSIDRVFRNEAVDATHLAEFHQVEGVFADYSLTLGDLIGFMQQFFSKMGVTDLRFKPTYNPYTEPSMEIYAWHSGLKEWVEIGNSGMFRPEMLEPMGLPKDLRVLGWGLSLERPTMIKYGVKNIRELLGHKVNLEFIENNPAPRLEQQIF; encoded by the coding sequence ATGGCAAACTTACAGCTTACGATTCTTCGAAAACTTGATGAACAGGGCAGCATCGATGACTCTGGAAAAGAGTTATCCACGGTGGATTCTCCGGAAATTCTTGCTGCCTTGAACTCTCTATCGTCTCGTAATATGGTTACCTACAAGTCTCATCAGCATGATATCTGGCATCTAACTAAGGAGGCAAAGGATGTCGCCATTCACGGCTCTCATGAGTATAGACTTCTAAACAAGGTTATAGAGTCCCTAGAAGGTCTCAAGATCTCAGATATCGAATCTGTCATGGGTAAGAGTGGTAAAGTTGCCCAAGGTAGAGCTTTCAAGAACGGTTGGATTAAGAAGGACGGTGATAAATTGATCTCTAAAGTTGAAGCCGCTGATAAGGTTGAAGATAGTACGGCTGACCAGTTGAGACAGATCGAAAAAGCCGGTACTTTGGATGATTCTAAAGCTCTtaaagatttgaagaagcggAAGTTGATCACCGCCGACAAAGTCTACACCTATTCGATCGCAAAAGGTCCTGAGTTCTCTCTAGAGATCAAAAAATTGGAGACAGACATTACTTCCGAGATGATTCAGACGGGATCTTGGACCAAAGCTGCTTTCAAGCCTTACAACTTCAATTCTGAGGGTGTCTTACCTCACTCCGGTGCTTTGCATCCTTTAAACAAAGTGCGTGAAGAGTTCCgccaaatcttcttttctctggGTTTTTCTGAGATGCCCTCCAATCAGTATGTGGAAAGTGGTTTCTGgaactttgatactttgtTTGTGCCTCAGCAGCATCCTGCCCGTgatcttcaagatacttTCTACTTGAAGGATCCAGTCAAAGCCTTCCCCCCCGAGGACAAGCAGTACTGGGAAAATATTAAAAAGGTCCACCAGGGAGGTGCCTACGGTTCTATAGGTTACAGATACCCATGGAAATCGGACGAATCCCTCAGAGAAGTTCTTAGGACGCATACCACCgctatttcttcaagaatgttaaagaagttggccGAGGATCCTCAACCCACCAGATTGTTCTCTATTGATCGTGTCTTCCGTAATGAAGCTGTCGATGCTACACATTTGGCAGAGTTCCATCAAGTGGAAGGTGTCTTTGCCGACTACAGTTTGACACTTGGTGACTTGATCGGTTTTATGCAGcaattcttctccaagatgGGTGTCACTGACTTGCGTTTCAAACCAACTTACAATCCTTATACCGAACCTTCCATGGAAATTTATGCTTGGCACTCTGGTTTGAAGGAGTGGGTCGAAATCGGTAATTCTGGTATGTTTAGACCTGAGATGTTGGAGCCCATGGGGCTACCTAAGGACTTGCGAGTTCTAGGTTGGGGTTTATCCTTGGAGAGACCTACCATGATCAAGTACGGTGTTAAGAACATCAGAGAGTTGTTGGGACACAAAGTTAACTTGGAATTCATCGAGAATAATCCTGCCCCAAGGTTAGAACAGCAGATCTTTTAA